The Pseudarthrobacter sulfonivorans genome includes a window with the following:
- a CDS encoding SseB family protein, with amino-acid sequence MTEQPGTADLTPLNDLEEKLALGGQPEGSPVDVILSFLNSEVYVISTDGIEGEDSQVEPLVLANADGEPVLAVFSHPSRVDEQYLEAAPNVLGTQGAAIIANIGEELGMVINPGAAYGFEINPDGVANIKRDFKRADELPDSAPEDASAN; translated from the coding sequence ATGACTGAACAGCCCGGCACAGCCGATCTCACTCCGCTCAACGACCTCGAAGAGAAGCTCGCCCTTGGCGGCCAGCCCGAGGGCAGCCCGGTGGACGTCATCCTGTCCTTCCTCAACAGCGAGGTCTACGTCATCAGCACCGACGGCATCGAAGGGGAGGATTCCCAGGTGGAGCCGCTGGTATTGGCGAACGCCGACGGCGAGCCCGTCCTTGCGGTGTTCTCGCACCCCAGCCGCGTTGACGAGCAGTATCTTGAGGCGGCCCCGAACGTCCTGGGGACCCAGGGTGCAGCCATCATCGCCAACATCGGCGAGGAATTGGGCATGGTGATCAACCCCGGCGCTGCGTACGGGTTTGAGATCAACCCGGACGGCGTCGCCAACATCAAGCGCGACTTCAAGCGCGCCGATGAGCTTCCGGACAGCGCACCCGAGGACGCCTCCGCAAACTGA
- a CDS encoding Ppx/GppA phosphatase family protein: MRLGVLDIGSNTVHLLLVDAHPGARPVPFASHKRPISLVQYLDTDGNITDEGQHELTEFVLEAWEFAARHKADDLLAFCTSAIREATNGPAVLARVKHETTVTLQELTGSEEASMTFFAVRRWYGWGAGPILNLDIGGGSFEMAFGQDELPEVATSVPLGASRLTRDWLAEDPPSAKSVKELRRYIRATLAPAVRQFDGLGRANVVAGTSKTFRSLARVAGAAPSAAGPYVKRTLNATDLGVWAQRISAMKSEDRLFLPGVSEARAHQLLAGALVAEAALEMFKFKKIRICPWALREGLILRRLDQLVFAGPLDPAPHVMEPAAARQAIEATPA, from the coding sequence ATGCGGCTAGGCGTCCTTGATATCGGGTCAAACACTGTCCACCTTCTCCTGGTGGATGCCCACCCTGGCGCGCGTCCGGTGCCTTTCGCGTCGCACAAACGGCCCATATCCCTGGTCCAATACCTGGATACCGACGGCAACATCACAGACGAAGGGCAGCACGAGCTGACCGAATTCGTCCTTGAAGCCTGGGAGTTTGCCGCCAGGCACAAAGCGGACGACCTGCTGGCTTTCTGTACGTCGGCCATCCGTGAAGCCACTAACGGCCCTGCAGTGCTGGCCCGGGTCAAGCACGAAACCACTGTCACCCTGCAGGAACTGACCGGCAGCGAAGAAGCCTCCATGACCTTCTTCGCCGTCCGCCGCTGGTACGGCTGGGGTGCGGGACCGATCCTGAACCTAGACATCGGCGGCGGCTCCTTCGAAATGGCCTTCGGGCAGGACGAACTGCCCGAAGTGGCCACTTCGGTGCCGCTGGGCGCCAGCCGCCTGACCCGCGACTGGCTGGCTGAGGACCCGCCTTCCGCCAAGAGCGTCAAAGAGCTGCGCCGCTACATCCGGGCCACCCTCGCCCCGGCAGTCAGGCAGTTCGACGGCCTGGGCCGCGCCAACGTTGTGGCTGGAACCTCCAAGACCTTCCGGTCGCTCGCCAGGGTCGCCGGAGCAGCCCCGAGCGCCGCAGGGCCCTACGTGAAGCGCACACTTAACGCCACGGATCTGGGCGTGTGGGCGCAGCGCATTTCAGCCATGAAGTCCGAGGACCGGCTCTTTCTGCCGGGCGTGTCCGAGGCCCGCGCGCACCAGCTGCTCGCCGGGGCTCTGGTGGCCGAGGCTGCCCTGGAAATGTTCAAGTTCAAGAAGATCAGGATCTGCCCGTGGGCGCTGCGTGAAGGGCTGATCCTGCGCCGGCTCGATCAGCTTGTCTTCGCCGGTCCGCTGGATCCGGCCCCGCATGTCATGGAGCCCGCCGCGGCACGCCAGGCGATCGAGGCCACACCCGCCTGA
- the proC gene encoding pyrroline-5-carboxylate reductase — protein sequence MSNRIAFLGCGSMNEAILAGLLGGGTDPADVVATVRRAERAAELALRHHGITAIAGEEEPDNNKQAAKGSAVVILGVKPVGIVDLAREISGSLSPKAIVVSVAAAVSLAQLEAALPPGQPVIRSMPNTPAKLGRGVVSVSPGTNCTPEQLQTVKDILRATGTVVEVREDQVDALSAISGSGPAYAFYLAEAMAAAGVELGLDPELSLLLARETVAGAGFMLAEPGADPSALRKGVSSPNGTTERAIATFDDRGIPAIIAAGARAAADRSAEITRQLG from the coding sequence ATGAGCAACCGAATCGCCTTTCTGGGCTGTGGATCCATGAACGAAGCCATCCTCGCCGGCCTCTTGGGCGGGGGAACCGACCCCGCCGACGTCGTGGCTACAGTCAGGCGTGCTGAACGCGCCGCGGAACTGGCCTTGCGTCACCACGGCATCACGGCCATCGCAGGCGAAGAGGAACCGGACAACAACAAGCAGGCGGCCAAGGGATCCGCCGTCGTAATCCTTGGCGTCAAACCGGTGGGCATCGTCGACCTGGCGCGCGAGATCAGCGGCTCCCTGTCCCCGAAGGCCATCGTTGTCAGCGTGGCCGCAGCCGTCTCTCTGGCGCAACTGGAAGCTGCCCTGCCTCCCGGACAGCCGGTGATCCGCAGCATGCCGAACACCCCTGCCAAGCTGGGCCGCGGCGTCGTGTCCGTCTCACCCGGAACCAACTGCACGCCGGAACAGCTCCAGACCGTCAAGGACATCCTCCGGGCCACTGGCACCGTGGTGGAGGTGCGCGAGGATCAGGTGGACGCGTTGTCGGCCATCAGCGGCTCGGGTCCCGCCTACGCGTTCTACCTGGCCGAGGCCATGGCAGCTGCCGGCGTCGAACTGGGCCTGGATCCCGAGCTGTCGCTGCTCCTGGCGCGGGAGACGGTCGCAGGCGCCGGCTTTATGCTTGCCGAGCCGGGCGCCGATCCCTCGGCCCTGCGCAAGGGAGTGTCCAGCCCCAACGGCACAACCGAACGGGCCATCGCCACCTTCGACGACCGGGGCATTCCGGCCATCATAGCCGCCGGCGCCCGCGCCGCAGCGGACCGCTCCGCGGAGATCACCAGGCAGCTCGGCTGA
- a CDS encoding potassium channel family protein yields MANSSGAPNRPAHNAPVLVIGLGRFGSSTAEQLVKQGREVLAIERDRNLVQKWAPLLTHVVEADATNIDALRQLGAQEFSSAVCGVGTSIESSVLITVNLVDLGIEHLWVKAITPSHGKILTRIGANHVIYPEADAGVRAAHLVSGRMLDFIEFDDDFAIVKMYPPRETVGFTLDESKVRSKYGVTIVGVKSPGEDFTYARPETKVSARDMLIVSGHVDLLERFAARP; encoded by the coding sequence TTGGCTAATTCCTCAGGCGCCCCCAACCGCCCCGCCCATAACGCGCCGGTCTTGGTGATCGGGCTGGGCCGCTTCGGCTCGTCCACCGCCGAGCAGCTCGTGAAACAGGGCCGTGAGGTGCTCGCAATCGAGCGCGACCGGAACCTGGTCCAGAAATGGGCACCGCTCCTCACCCACGTGGTGGAGGCCGACGCCACCAACATTGATGCGCTGCGCCAGCTCGGTGCACAGGAGTTCAGCTCTGCCGTTTGTGGCGTGGGCACCTCGATCGAGTCCTCCGTGCTGATCACCGTGAACCTGGTGGACCTGGGCATCGAGCACCTCTGGGTCAAGGCCATCACGCCGTCGCATGGCAAGATCCTCACCCGCATCGGCGCGAACCACGTGATCTACCCCGAGGCCGACGCCGGCGTCCGTGCCGCGCACCTGGTCTCCGGCCGCATGCTGGACTTCATCGAGTTCGACGACGATTTCGCCATCGTGAAAATGTACCCGCCGCGCGAGACGGTGGGCTTCACACTGGATGAGTCCAAGGTGCGCTCCAAGTACGGCGTGACCATCGTGGGCGTGAAATCGCCCGGCGAGGATTTCACCTACGCCCGCCCTGAAACCAAGGTGTCCGCCCGCGACATGCTGATCGTGTCCGGGCACGTGGACCTGCTGGAACGGTTCGCCGCCCGGCCGTAA
- a CDS encoding TrkH family potassium uptake protein, giving the protein MTQRQTRPRNPASWHPAAPEREGLWIFTRVRDFVDDIANTSPARLALSAFGAVCLVFTFFLSLPISSATGTATPIHQALFTAVSAVCVTGLTVVSTAVHWSFFGQLVILIGIFVGGLGTLTLASLLALMVSKKLGVRGKLIAQEAMNNAGRLGEVGTLLRIVIVTSVVIEGVLALALIPRFMTLGEPFWQSVWHGVFYSISSFNNAGFTPHSDGIVPYETDLWILIPLMLGVFLGSLGFPVVMVLQQNGLNWKKWNLHTKLTIQVSFILLAAGTVLWALMEWDNVRTIGHMDLGDKITHSLFASVMTRSGGFNLVDQNHMESTTMLLTDALMFAGGGSASTAGGIKVTTIAVMFLAIVAEARGDSDVKVYGRTIPQGTMRVAISVIVAGATLVSVSAFLLLQISGASLDRVLFETISAFATVGLSTNLSAELPPSGVYVLTALMFAGRVGTVTLAAGLALRQRSQLFHYPEERPIIG; this is encoded by the coding sequence ATGACGCAACGCCAGACGAGGCCCCGGAACCCGGCCAGCTGGCACCCCGCCGCACCGGAGCGCGAAGGCCTCTGGATCTTCACCCGCGTACGCGACTTCGTCGACGATATTGCCAATACGTCGCCCGCCCGGCTTGCCCTGAGCGCCTTCGGGGCGGTCTGTCTGGTCTTCACGTTCTTCCTCTCGCTGCCCATCTCTTCCGCCACCGGTACGGCCACTCCGATACACCAGGCATTGTTCACCGCGGTGTCCGCGGTCTGCGTGACCGGCCTGACGGTTGTTTCGACGGCGGTGCACTGGTCATTCTTTGGCCAGCTGGTCATCCTGATCGGCATCTTCGTGGGCGGCTTGGGGACCCTGACGCTCGCGTCGCTGCTGGCCCTCATGGTGAGCAAGAAGCTTGGCGTCCGCGGCAAGCTCATCGCGCAGGAGGCCATGAACAACGCCGGCCGGCTCGGTGAAGTGGGTACGCTGCTGCGGATCGTCATTGTGACCTCCGTGGTGATCGAGGGCGTCCTGGCGCTGGCCCTGATCCCCCGGTTTATGACGCTGGGCGAGCCCTTCTGGCAGTCGGTGTGGCACGGAGTCTTCTACTCCATTTCCTCGTTCAATAACGCCGGCTTCACGCCTCATTCGGACGGCATTGTTCCCTACGAGACCGATCTCTGGATCCTCATCCCGCTGATGCTCGGCGTGTTCCTGGGCAGCCTGGGTTTTCCCGTGGTCATGGTCCTCCAGCAGAACGGGCTCAACTGGAAAAAGTGGAACCTGCACACCAAGCTCACCATCCAGGTGTCGTTCATCCTGCTGGCCGCCGGCACGGTGCTGTGGGCGCTGATGGAGTGGGACAACGTGCGGACCATCGGCCACATGGACCTCGGCGACAAGATCACCCATTCGCTTTTTGCCTCCGTCATGACCCGCTCGGGCGGGTTCAACCTGGTGGACCAGAACCACATGGAATCCACCACCATGCTGCTCACCGACGCCCTCATGTTCGCCGGCGGCGGTTCGGCGTCGACGGCGGGCGGCATCAAGGTGACCACCATCGCCGTGATGTTCCTAGCCATCGTCGCGGAGGCCCGCGGCGACTCCGACGTGAAGGTGTACGGCCGCACCATCCCGCAGGGGACCATGCGGGTGGCTATCTCAGTGATCGTTGCCGGCGCCACGCTGGTCTCCGTCTCGGCGTTCCTGCTGCTGCAGATCAGCGGCGCGTCCCTCGACCGGGTGCTGTTCGAAACCATTTCCGCCTTCGCCACCGTGGGGCTGAGCACCAACCTCAGCGCCGAGCTGCCGCCGTCGGGCGTTTATGTCCTCACGGCCCTGATGTTCGCGGGCCGCGTCGGCACCGTCACCCTTGCCGCTGGGCTGGCACTGCGCCAGCGCAGCCAGCTGTTCCACTACCCGGAAGAGAGGCCCATCATTGGCTAA